One genomic segment of Hymenobacter psoromatis includes these proteins:
- the porU gene encoding type IX secretion system sortase PorU, whose translation MRNFFSLLLLGVLAGLVGPARAQPGSPGQAGPVALSWTVYTSLRAPNASPDTPPRRIPTFVGAYHGPTDVVGTYTLRVPGTAASGELQNTVYEPFSAADAALLGNAALPPTPALTLRFGTEARRPYTYVLLKPVRRNPQTGQAERLLSFSYAYQAADGTAATRTTAAHTFAAASVLRVGDWYKIGVPRSGVYKLDAATLQKLGLPPTLDPNRLQLYGNATGILPQANATPRPDDLVENNLYFQGDGNNTLDAGEFFLFYARGPHTWRASQPGRAAAQSQPGLYELLGEGGRFKHLNNIYCDTAYYFLTVGAQLGRRVAPAAVPGQPATGAAITTFLDRRYYEHDLVSVLRSGRRWLGESFQTGTSQDFVFSGDGNQPLADLVAGDTLRLTVATANTALQSSSFDVALGGTRLGNSQLNGVPTGDFPTVANTDFRTFTTQIPAGLTDPKVTLSFTSNDAGGTGYLDYLELVVKRQLRLSASFLEFNSLNYQRGAGTVGTFTVANAGGAQVWEVTNPCRARAQVLDASGDFVAYTDSLREFVAVQPGGTFDMPRLFGKIPNQNLHALNTDGKLDLVIVTYPPFRAQAQRLADHRRDYNGLNVAVVTTKEVFNEYSSGGQDVTAIRDLMKQVYNRNPDPTARRNYLLLFGDASFDYKSSPFNDKSQEPAWWATRAPFTTTADFDRANQNFVPTYESRESFLPVSSSYNGGRVNLEGENSYSSEDYFGLLDDSEGYWLESSGATFEATDIGVGRLPVHQPTGQPATDDTQARQVVDKLIDYDSPASFGKWRNRITLAADDGNNPDFVMESEQQFAATIQGSEPAYNLRKDYLDLFPQISTAAGQRSPATVAAIDESLEQGSLLIGYTGHGGPTGLADEQIVTIPSLLALQNLHRLTFFVTGTCDLSTYDNPDRTSAGEQVLTNNPTGGAVGLFSTTRVVLSNFNTQLVDAFYAQVLTRNAAGTLPYVGFATGTAKNLTVSGDLNNRNYTLLADPTTRLAYPSQRVVLDSINGRSVRSVALSLDTLQALGQVRLSGHVEKGGVLNTSFGGTADITIFDKPVTVQTLGDQSPPEPVVTQENVIYGGQATVRAGRFSVKFVVPKDIAYNVGLGKISLYAQDPVNKVDAQGYQLAPVGGASRKAANDTRPPLVHLWLNTIETPNDSSFVSGAATSPTPYLLARLKDESGINTSSAGVGHDITATLDNDPSKLVVVNSAYTTDVDNFRTGLVRYLYKDLAPGPHTIRLKAWDTHNNSAEGTVDFLVEQSAQLALSHVLNYPNPFSNITTFHFDQTSAGQELDVQVQIFTIAGRLVKTLRANFPTSTAHMPSTLQDPSLTWNGRDDYNDQLARGVYVYRVSVRVPGGQTATKFEKLVLLN comes from the coding sequence ATGCGAAACTTCTTCTCGTTGCTGCTACTGGGGGTGCTGGCGGGTTTGGTTGGGCCCGCGCGCGCCCAGCCGGGCAGCCCCGGCCAGGCCGGGCCAGTGGCGCTTAGCTGGACCGTGTACACCAGCCTGCGCGCTCCCAACGCCAGTCCTGACACGCCGCCGCGCCGGATACCAACCTTCGTGGGGGCCTACCACGGGCCCACCGACGTGGTGGGCACCTACACCCTGCGCGTGCCCGGCACGGCAGCCAGCGGCGAGCTGCAAAATACTGTGTACGAGCCTTTTTCGGCGGCCGATGCGGCGCTGCTCGGCAACGCCGCCCTACCCCCCACCCCGGCCCTGACGCTGCGCTTCGGCACCGAGGCGCGCCGGCCCTACACCTACGTACTGCTGAAGCCGGTGCGCCGCAACCCCCAAACCGGCCAGGCTGAGCGGCTGCTCTCGTTCAGCTACGCCTACCAGGCGGCCGATGGCACGGCGGCTACCCGTACCACGGCGGCCCACACGTTTGCCGCGGCTTCGGTGCTGCGCGTCGGCGACTGGTATAAAATCGGGGTGCCGCGCAGCGGGGTGTATAAGCTCGACGCGGCCACCTTGCAGAAGCTGGGCCTACCCCCCACCCTCGACCCCAACCGCTTGCAGCTCTATGGCAACGCCACCGGCATTTTGCCGCAGGCCAACGCCACCCCCCGTCCCGACGACCTGGTAGAGAACAACCTGTACTTTCAGGGCGACGGCAACAATACGCTGGACGCAGGCGAGTTCTTTCTCTTCTACGCCAGGGGGCCGCACACTTGGCGAGCCAGCCAGCCGGGCCGGGCGGCGGCCCAATCGCAGCCGGGGCTCTATGAGCTGCTGGGCGAGGGCGGGCGCTTTAAGCACCTTAATAATATTTATTGCGACACGGCCTACTATTTTCTCACGGTGGGCGCGCAGCTTGGGCGGCGCGTCGCGCCGGCGGCGGTGCCGGGCCAGCCGGCCACGGGCGCGGCCATTACCACCTTTCTGGACCGGCGCTACTATGAGCACGACCTAGTGAGTGTGTTGCGCTCGGGCCGGCGCTGGCTGGGCGAGTCGTTTCAGACGGGGACCAGCCAGGACTTCGTTTTCAGCGGTGACGGCAACCAGCCGCTGGCCGACCTGGTGGCCGGCGACACCCTGCGCCTGACGGTGGCTACCGCCAACACGGCCCTGCAGAGCAGCAGCTTTGATGTGGCGCTGGGCGGTACCCGCCTGGGTAATTCGCAGCTTAACGGGGTTCCGACCGGCGACTTTCCGACGGTGGCTAACACCGATTTCCGCACCTTCACGACACAGATACCGGCTGGCCTCACCGACCCCAAGGTGACGCTTAGCTTCACGTCGAACGACGCGGGCGGCACGGGCTACCTCGACTACCTGGAGCTGGTGGTGAAGCGCCAGCTGCGCCTGAGCGCGTCTTTTCTGGAATTTAACTCCCTGAACTACCAGCGCGGAGCGGGCACGGTGGGCACTTTCACGGTGGCTAATGCCGGCGGTGCGCAGGTGTGGGAGGTGACTAACCCATGCCGGGCCCGCGCCCAGGTGCTGGATGCGAGCGGCGACTTCGTGGCCTACACCGACTCGCTGCGCGAGTTTGTGGCGGTACAGCCGGGCGGCACCTTCGACATGCCCCGGCTCTTTGGCAAAATTCCGAACCAAAACCTGCACGCCCTTAATACCGACGGCAAGCTCGACCTGGTCATTGTGACCTACCCCCCCTTCCGGGCGCAGGCGCAGCGGCTGGCCGACCACCGCCGCGATTACAATGGCCTGAACGTGGCCGTGGTGACGACCAAGGAGGTATTCAACGAGTACAGCTCGGGGGGGCAGGACGTGACGGCTATCCGCGATTTGATGAAGCAGGTGTACAACCGCAACCCCGACCCCACCGCCCGGCGCAATTATCTGCTCTTGTTTGGCGATGCTTCTTTCGATTATAAGTCGTCGCCCTTTAATGATAAAAGCCAGGAGCCGGCCTGGTGGGCTACTCGCGCCCCATTCACAACTACGGCCGACTTCGACCGGGCCAACCAGAATTTCGTGCCTACTTACGAGTCGCGCGAGTCGTTTTTGCCGGTTAGCAGCTCCTACAACGGGGGCCGCGTGAACCTGGAGGGCGAGAACAGCTACTCGTCGGAAGACTATTTTGGGCTGCTCGACGACAGCGAGGGCTACTGGCTGGAATCATCGGGCGCTACGTTTGAAGCTACCGACATTGGCGTGGGCCGGCTGCCGGTGCACCAGCCCACGGGCCAGCCCGCCACCGACGACACGCAGGCCCGGCAGGTGGTGGATAAGCTCATCGATTACGACTCGCCCGCCAGCTTCGGCAAGTGGCGCAACCGCATTACGCTCGCTGCCGACGACGGCAACAACCCCGATTTTGTGATGGAGTCGGAGCAGCAGTTCGCGGCGACCATTCAGGGGAGCGAGCCGGCCTACAACCTGCGCAAGGACTACCTCGACTTGTTTCCGCAAATCAGCACGGCGGCCGGGCAGCGTTCGCCAGCCACGGTAGCGGCCATCGATGAGTCGTTGGAGCAGGGCTCCTTGTTGATTGGCTACACCGGCCACGGTGGCCCCACTGGCCTGGCCGATGAGCAGATAGTGACCATTCCGTCGCTGCTGGCCCTGCAAAACCTGCACCGGCTCACGTTTTTCGTGACGGGCACCTGCGACCTGAGTACCTACGACAACCCCGACCGCACCTCGGCTGGCGAGCAGGTGCTCACGAACAATCCCACGGGCGGCGCGGTGGGGTTATTCAGCACCACGCGGGTAGTGCTGTCCAATTTCAACACCCAGCTGGTAGATGCGTTTTATGCGCAAGTGCTCACGCGCAATGCGGCCGGCACTCTACCCTACGTAGGCTTTGCCACCGGCACGGCCAAAAACCTGACGGTGAGCGGCGACCTTAATAACCGCAACTACACCCTGCTGGCCGACCCCACCACCCGCCTCGCCTACCCCAGCCAGCGCGTGGTGCTCGACTCTATTAATGGCCGGTCCGTGCGGTCGGTGGCGCTCAGCCTCGATACCTTGCAGGCCTTGGGCCAAGTGCGCCTGAGCGGCCACGTGGAGAAGGGCGGCGTGCTCAACACAAGCTTCGGCGGCACGGCCGACATCACGATTTTCGATAAGCCCGTGACCGTGCAAACCCTGGGCGACCAAAGCCCACCGGAGCCAGTCGTGACCCAGGAAAACGTTATTTACGGCGGCCAGGCCACGGTGCGCGCCGGGCGCTTTTCGGTTAAATTCGTGGTGCCCAAAGACATTGCCTACAACGTAGGGCTGGGTAAAATCAGCCTCTACGCCCAGGACCCCGTGAACAAAGTAGATGCCCAGGGCTACCAGCTGGCCCCGGTGGGCGGGGCCTCGCGCAAGGCCGCCAACGACACCCGCCCGCCGCTGGTGCACCTCTGGCTGAACACCATCGAAACGCCCAACGACAGCTCCTTCGTGTCGGGCGCGGCTACCAGCCCTACCCCCTACCTACTGGCGCGCCTCAAGGATGAGTCGGGCATTAATACGTCGAGCGCGGGCGTGGGGCACGACATTACGGCTACCCTCGACAATGACCCCAGTAAGCTGGTAGTGGTAAACAGCGCCTACACCACCGACGTGGACAACTTCCGCACCGGGCTGGTGCGCTACCTCTACAAAGACCTGGCCCCTGGCCCCCACACTATCCGCCTTAAAGCCTGGGACACGCACAATAATTCGGCCGAGGGCACGGTTGACTTCCTCGTAGAGCAGTCGGCGCAGCTCGCCCTCTCGCACGTGCTCAACTACCCGAATCCGTTCAGCAACATCACTACCTTTCACTTCGACCAGACGAGCGCCGGCCAGGAGTTGGACGTGCAGGTGCAGATTTTTACCATTGCCGGCCGCCTCGTGAAAACGCTGCGCGCTAACTTTCCCACCAGTACCGCCCACATGCCCAGCACGTTGCAAGACCCTTCGCTAACCTGGAACGGCCGCGACGACTACAACGACCAGCTGGCGCGGGGCGTGTACGTGTACCGCGTGAGCGTGCGCGTTCCCGGCGGCCAGACCGCCACTAAGTTTGAGAAGTTAGTTTTGTTGAATTAA
- the porV gene encoding type IX secretion system outer membrane channel protein PorV translates to MTFFRALGFTPALLLVAAPAALAQIATADLHTITTAVPILTLSPDARGASLGDAGVATSPDANAAFYNPGKLGFVDYKYAFSPSYSPWLRQITDDMSLSYLSGYGKVGTRGAFAASLLYFNLGQIDYRTGNNLPAGEFNPKEYAVTASYGQKLGESFGVGVTARYVRSNLIGNVQGSDAQAGNSFAADLGAYYTKDATLGAGIYNFAFGLAISNIGNKMVYQSPVTASFLPTTLRLGTAITREIDSFNKITFAFDATKLLVPSPYYEDPLPATATAQEKQDQINRVNQTNTERQSQGIVGGIFNSFSDAPGGFHGELQEIDLHAGAEYWYNNIIAARVGYFYENPHVGARQYLSFGLGARLSVFGVDGTYLVPNSQANPLANTIRVSLHFNLNKLSDAFDEKGAGGTQGTLPN, encoded by the coding sequence ATGACCTTTTTTCGTGCGCTAGGCTTTACGCCGGCGCTGCTGCTAGTGGCCGCGCCGGCCGCACTGGCGCAAATAGCCACGGCCGACCTGCACACCATCACCACGGCCGTGCCCATTCTGACGCTGAGCCCCGACGCGCGCGGCGCGTCTCTCGGCGACGCGGGCGTGGCCACTTCGCCCGATGCCAACGCGGCCTTCTACAACCCCGGCAAGCTGGGCTTTGTAGATTATAAGTACGCCTTCTCGCCGTCGTATTCGCCCTGGCTGCGCCAGATTACCGACGACATGAGCCTGAGCTACCTCTCGGGCTACGGCAAGGTGGGCACGCGGGGCGCGTTTGCGGCCTCACTGCTGTATTTCAACCTGGGCCAGATTGACTACCGCACCGGCAACAACCTGCCGGCCGGCGAATTCAATCCCAAGGAATACGCCGTAACGGCCTCGTATGGCCAGAAGTTGGGCGAAAGCTTCGGCGTGGGCGTCACGGCCCGCTACGTGCGCTCCAACCTGATTGGCAACGTGCAAGGCAGCGATGCGCAGGCCGGCAACTCCTTCGCCGCCGACCTGGGCGCATACTACACCAAGGACGCGACGCTGGGCGCAGGCATCTATAACTTTGCCTTTGGTCTGGCTATCAGTAACATAGGTAATAAGATGGTGTACCAGAGCCCCGTTACGGCGAGCTTCCTACCCACCACGTTGCGCTTGGGCACGGCCATCACGCGCGAGATTGACTCGTTCAATAAAATTACCTTCGCCTTCGACGCTACCAAGCTGCTGGTGCCTTCGCCCTACTACGAGGACCCACTGCCCGCTACGGCTACTGCGCAAGAGAAGCAGGACCAGATTAACCGGGTAAACCAAACGAACACGGAGCGGCAGTCGCAGGGCATTGTTGGGGGTATCTTTAACTCGTTCAGTGACGCACCGGGCGGCTTTCATGGCGAGCTGCAAGAAATAGACCTGCACGCGGGGGCCGAGTATTGGTACAACAATATCATCGCGGCGCGGGTGGGCTATTTCTACGAGAATCCTCACGTGGGCGCCCGCCAGTACCTGAGCTTCGGCTTGGGCGCACGGCTATCGGTGTTCGGTGTCGATGGCACCTACCTAGTACCCAACTCGCAGGCCAACCCACTGGCCAATACCATTCGGGTATCCTTGCACTTCAACCTGAACAAGCTCTCCGACGCCTTCGACGAGAAAGGCGCGGGCGGCACCCAGGGCACGCTGCCGAACTGA
- a CDS encoding M16 family metallopeptidase has product MLNRLLPPPTYPLTQLILPTPEVRALPNGARLHLLANAAQPVLRLQVVLRAGKCYEPRPGLAQLTARMLTEGTATRSARQVADEVAFYGASLDCEAGPDRATLTLYCLARYLPTLLPLMREVLAAPTFPADELRLLQTRLSQNMRVEHQKTSFRASEEFNRLLFGEDSAYGRPFDEASFNQLTVEELRAFHAAAYAPAGAEIFLSGDVAAYTDEVAAQLGAWQPVGGAALPPALPPCADRSQAYSTGLVTVPVEGSLQASLRVGRRWPALTTEQTPELLLLVKVLGGYFGSRLMRNIREDKGFTYGIHASVVAREQAAALVIGTDVNGESAEATRVEIDRELTRLQTEPLGDDELETIKNYTLGKLLGDSATIFEQADRYRYVVLQDLRPDYYPQLIHQTQTATAADLQALARTYLSPEEMLTVVAGGQSPA; this is encoded by the coding sequence GTGCTCAATCGCCTCCTACCCCCACCCACCTACCCGCTTACCCAACTCATTCTGCCTACCCCCGAGGTGCGGGCCCTGCCCAACGGCGCGCGCCTGCACCTGCTGGCCAACGCCGCCCAGCCCGTGCTGCGCCTGCAAGTGGTGCTGCGGGCCGGCAAGTGCTACGAGCCCCGGCCCGGCCTGGCCCAGCTCACGGCCCGGATGCTGACCGAAGGCACGGCCACGCGCTCGGCCCGCCAGGTGGCCGACGAAGTGGCGTTCTACGGCGCGTCGCTCGACTGCGAGGCTGGCCCCGACCGCGCCACGCTCACGCTCTACTGCCTGGCGCGCTACCTGCCTACCCTGCTGCCGCTGATGCGCGAGGTGCTGGCCGCGCCTACCTTCCCCGCCGATGAGCTGCGCCTGCTGCAAACCCGCCTCAGCCAGAATATGCGCGTGGAGCACCAAAAAACCAGTTTCCGGGCCAGCGAGGAATTCAACCGCTTGCTGTTTGGCGAAGACTCGGCCTACGGGCGGCCTTTCGACGAAGCGTCTTTCAATCAGCTCACGGTGGAGGAGCTACGGGCCTTCCACGCGGCGGCCTATGCGCCGGCCGGCGCCGAGATTTTTCTGAGTGGCGACGTAGCCGCTTACACCGATGAGGTAGCCGCGCAGCTGGGCGCGTGGCAGCCGGTAGGTGGCGCGGCCCTACCCCCCGCCCTGCCGCCCTGCGCCGACAGGAGCCAAGCCTACTCCACCGGCCTGGTCACGGTGCCGGTAGAGGGTAGCCTTCAGGCATCCTTGCGGGTGGGGCGGCGCTGGCCGGCCCTCACTACCGAGCAAACGCCCGAGCTACTGCTGCTGGTGAAGGTGCTGGGCGGCTACTTTGGCTCGCGCCTGATGCGTAACATTCGGGAGGACAAGGGCTTTACCTACGGCATTCATGCCAGCGTGGTGGCCCGCGAGCAGGCCGCGGCCCTGGTCATCGGCACCGACGTGAATGGCGAGAGCGCCGAAGCCACGCGCGTCGAGATTGACCGGGAGCTGACCCGCCTGCAAACCGAGCCGCTGGGCGATGATGAGCTGGAAACCATAAAAAACTACACCTTGGGCAAGCTGCTGGGCGACTCGGCCACCATTTTCGAGCAGGCCGACCGCTACCGCTACGTGGTGCTTCAAGACCTGCGCCCCGATTACTACCCCCAGCTGATACACCAGACCCAAACCGCCACCGCTGCCGACCTGCAAGCCCTGGCCCGCACCTACCTCAGCCCTGAAGAGATGCTGACTGTAGTAGCTGGCGGCCAGTCGCCCGCCTGA
- a CDS encoding DUF4386 domain-containing protein, whose amino-acid sequence MTTRSIETSPQLYARLGGALYLVIIIFGGFAEGFVTGKLLVAGNAAATARNILAAPALWQLGVVANTLVVVCALPLLWIEYLLLRPVSKNLVLLALFLNLASLAVEAVSKVFLLLVLPTLANAGYRAAFGPAQLAMLANLELRAHDIAFNIALVFFGFTCLVNGYLIFRSGYLPKTVGVLMQVAGACYLVACFAALFTPVLADVLLPAILLPPLVGELSLCLWLLLRGVNIAKWQARVGLVPGA is encoded by the coding sequence ATGACAACCCGCTCGATTGAAACCTCGCCACAGCTATATGCTCGCCTCGGCGGAGCTTTGTACTTGGTTATCATCATATTCGGGGGATTTGCGGAGGGGTTTGTAACTGGTAAGCTATTGGTAGCGGGTAATGCCGCCGCTACGGCCCGCAATATTCTGGCCGCGCCGGCCCTGTGGCAGCTTGGTGTGGTGGCCAATACCCTGGTCGTAGTATGTGCCTTGCCCCTGCTGTGGATTGAGTACCTGCTGCTCCGGCCGGTCAGCAAAAACCTGGTACTGCTGGCCCTCTTTCTCAACTTAGCGTCCCTAGCCGTGGAAGCTGTCAGCAAAGTATTTCTGCTGCTGGTGCTGCCGACGCTGGCCAATGCCGGGTACCGCGCCGCCTTTGGGCCAGCCCAACTGGCTATGCTGGCCAACCTGGAGCTACGAGCGCACGACATTGCTTTCAACATCGCGCTGGTGTTTTTTGGCTTTACCTGCCTGGTCAATGGCTACCTGATTTTTCGGTCGGGCTACCTGCCGAAAACGGTGGGTGTGCTGATGCAGGTGGCGGGCGCGTGCTACCTGGTGGCCTGCTTCGCGGCCCTTTTTACCCCGGTCTTGGCCGATGTGCTTCTTCCTGCCATCCTGCTGCCACCGCTGGTCGGCGAGTTGTCGCTGTGTTTGTGGCTGCTGTTGAGAGGCGTGAATATTGCCAAGTGGCAAGCACGGGTAGGCTTGGTGCCCGGCGCGTAA
- a CDS encoding glycosyltransferase family protein — MTILYGVPGEGLGHATRSKVVIAWLLEQGHEVRVVSSSRAFALLDRAFPGRVLEIKGFHLAYKKLTVSKSRTVSLTLRTAPETLQTNFRQYRALLRGFRPETVISDFESFSYFFAKLLRVPVISIDNMQIISRAHLDMVVPPAQQAHYDLARHLVRVKLPRARHYLITTFFELPLRPRYAERTTLVPSIIRPDIQATTPTRGGYVLVYQSATTQDDLVGILQQLPDQEFRVYGFNKDEAHGNVLLRPFSEAGFIAELAGCRAVLTNGGFSLISEAVYLRKPVGAVPIPAQFEQWLNAAEIEKRGYGRHFETLTATNVAAFLAGLPQFETALAGYSQRGNEVLFARLGELLNEL, encoded by the coding sequence ATGACTATCCTCTACGGCGTGCCGGGCGAGGGCCTGGGCCACGCCACCCGCAGCAAAGTTGTCATTGCCTGGCTATTAGAGCAGGGGCACGAGGTGCGGGTAGTCAGCAGCTCGCGGGCGTTTGCGCTACTCGACCGGGCGTTTCCGGGTCGGGTACTCGAAATCAAGGGCTTTCACCTGGCGTATAAGAAGCTCACGGTCTCGAAGTCGCGCACGGTGAGCCTGACCTTGCGCACCGCGCCCGAGACGCTGCAAACCAACTTCCGGCAATACCGGGCGCTACTGCGCGGCTTCCGGCCCGAGACGGTGATTTCGGACTTCGAGTCGTTCAGCTACTTCTTCGCCAAGCTGCTGCGGGTACCGGTTATCAGCATTGATAACATGCAGATTATCAGCCGGGCGCACCTCGACATGGTAGTGCCACCGGCCCAGCAGGCGCACTACGACCTGGCGCGCCACCTGGTGCGGGTCAAGCTGCCTCGCGCCCGCCATTACCTCATCACCACGTTTTTTGAACTGCCGCTGCGCCCGCGCTACGCCGAGCGTACTACGTTGGTGCCCAGCATTATCCGGCCCGATATTCAGGCCACTACCCCCACCCGCGGTGGCTACGTGCTGGTGTACCAGTCGGCCACCACGCAGGACGACCTGGTGGGGATTTTGCAGCAGCTGCCCGACCAGGAATTCCGCGTGTACGGCTTCAATAAGGACGAAGCCCACGGCAACGTGCTGCTGCGGCCTTTCTCCGAAGCCGGCTTCATTGCCGAGCTGGCTGGCTGCCGGGCGGTGCTCACCAACGGCGGCTTTTCGCTGATTTCGGAGGCCGTGTACCTGCGCAAACCGGTGGGCGCGGTACCCATTCCGGCCCAGTTTGAGCAGTGGCTAAACGCGGCCGAGATTGAAAAGCGCGGCTACGGCCGGCACTTTGAAACCCTGACGGCGACCAACGTGGCAGCCTTTCTAGCCGGGCTACCGCAGTTTGAGACCGCGCTAGCGGGCTATTCGCAGCGCGGCAACGAGGTGCTGTTCGCACGCCTGGGCGAGCTACTGAACGAATTATAG
- the eno gene encoding phosphopyruvate hydratase has protein sequence MSYIAAIHARQIFDSRGNPTVEVDVTTDSGTVGRAAVPSGASTGVHEAVELRDGDSKMYQGKGVSKAVENVNSKIAEELIGFSVYEQALIDKIMCELDGTPNKGNLGANAILGVSLAAARAAAQELGQPLYRYVGGVGANTLPVPMMNILNGGSHADNKIDFQEFMVMPVGASSFTEALRWGTDIFHTLKNVLKKKGLSTNVGDEGGFAPDIQSNEEAIQLVLQAIEQAGYKPGEQVMIALDPAASEFYEDGYYHFKKSTGEKLTSDQMVSYWADWINKYPIVSLEDGLAEDDWSGWQNLTKQVGQKTQLVGDDLFVTNVERIQKGIDEHVANAILIKVNQIGTLTETIAAVNLGRRNGYKSIMSHRSGETEDSTIADLAVALNTGQIKTGSASRSDRMAKYNQLLRIEEELGETAYFPGKKF, from the coding sequence ATGAGCTACATCGCAGCCATTCATGCCCGCCAGATTTTTGATTCGCGCGGCAATCCGACCGTTGAAGTTGACGTAACCACCGATTCCGGCACCGTGGGCCGGGCCGCCGTACCAAGCGGGGCCAGCACCGGCGTGCACGAGGCCGTGGAGCTGCGCGATGGCGATTCCAAGATGTACCAGGGCAAGGGCGTGAGCAAGGCCGTAGAAAACGTGAACAGTAAAATCGCGGAGGAGCTAATTGGCTTTTCGGTGTATGAGCAAGCGCTGATTGACAAGATTATGTGCGAGCTGGACGGCACCCCCAATAAGGGCAACCTCGGCGCAAACGCCATTCTGGGCGTGAGCCTGGCCGCCGCCCGCGCCGCCGCTCAGGAGCTGGGCCAGCCGCTGTACCGCTACGTAGGGGGGGTAGGGGCCAATACCCTGCCCGTGCCCATGATGAACATCTTGAACGGTGGCTCACACGCCGATAATAAGATTGACTTTCAAGAGTTTATGGTAATGCCGGTGGGGGCGAGCAGCTTTACCGAGGCGCTGCGCTGGGGCACCGACATCTTCCACACCCTGAAGAACGTGCTGAAGAAGAAGGGCCTGAGCACCAACGTGGGCGATGAGGGCGGCTTTGCCCCGGATATTCAGAGCAATGAGGAGGCTATTCAGCTGGTGCTGCAAGCCATTGAGCAGGCCGGCTACAAGCCCGGCGAGCAGGTGATGATTGCCTTGGACCCGGCCGCGTCGGAGTTTTACGAGGATGGCTACTACCACTTCAAGAAGAGCACCGGCGAGAAGCTGACCAGCGACCAGATGGTGAGCTACTGGGCCGATTGGATTAATAAATACCCCATCGTGAGCCTGGAAGATGGCCTGGCCGAAGACGACTGGAGCGGCTGGCAGAACCTGACCAAGCAGGTAGGCCAAAAAACCCAGCTGGTGGGCGACGACCTATTCGTGACCAACGTGGAGCGCATTCAGAAGGGCATTGACGAGCACGTAGCCAACGCCATCCTCATCAAAGTCAACCAGATAGGCACCCTCACCGAGACCATCGCCGCCGTGAACCTGGGCCGCCGTAACGGCTACAAGTCCATCATGAGCCACCGCTCGGGCGAGACGGAGGACAGCACCATCGCCGACCTGGCCGTGGCCCTGAACACCGGCCAGATTAAAACCGGCTCGGCCTCGCGCTCCGACCGCATGGCCAAGTACAACCAGCTCCTACGCATCGAGGAAGAACTGGGCGAAACGGCGTACTTTCCGGGCAAAAAGTTTTAA
- a CDS encoding FtsB family cell division protein yields MNFLTPVLRVLRNFYFLTAVGFVVWMTVFDSNDLGKQYEMYHKWRELKSEKEYYEANIKTVKEDRAELLSSPALLEKFAREKYLMKRPGEDVFVLVPKEAE; encoded by the coding sequence ATGAACTTCCTTACTCCCGTTCTGCGCGTGCTGCGCAACTTCTACTTCCTCACGGCCGTCGGCTTCGTGGTGTGGATGACCGTGTTCGACTCCAACGACCTGGGCAAGCAGTACGAGATGTACCACAAGTGGCGCGAATTAAAGTCGGAGAAGGAATATTACGAGGCTAATATTAAGACCGTGAAGGAGGACCGGGCCGAGCTACTCAGCTCGCCGGCCTTGCTGGAGAAATTTGCCCGCGAAAAGTACCTCATGAAGCGGCCCGGTGAGGACGTGTTCGTGCTGGTGCCCAAAGAGGCCGAGTAA